GCCGCAGGACTCTTTGCCGTACGTTCCTCCGGCTCCAAAAGCATCCGACGGCGGAGAGGACGACCTGGAGTTTTGACCTAGATCATCTCTTCAAGAACGGCCTTGACGCAGGAGCGAAGCGCCGAAAGACTGTAGCCGCCTTCGAGGACCAATACAAGGCGCCCGCCGCACACCTTCTTGGAAAGCAAGACAAGTTTCGATGCAAGCCGCCGGTAAGCGCCGGTCGTCAACTTCATACCTCCAAGAGGATCCTCTACGTGGGCATCGAACCCTGCAGATACCATTATAAGCTCCGGCTTGAACCCTTCGACCTTTGCCAGAATATTATCCCAAGCGGCACGGAACTCTTCGTCTCCTCCGCCGCCATTTAACGGGACGTTGATATTAAGTCCCTTGCCTAGGCCCTTACCGGTCTCTATCGCATCGCCGGTTCCCGGGTAAAATGGATGACGGTGGACGGAGGCGAAAAGGACATCTCCCCTGTTATAGAAATGGTTCTGTGTTCCGTTGCCGTGATGAACGTCAAAATCAAGAACGGCGACCCTTTTCAGCCCATACTTATTTATGGCATGTTCGGTCCCTATCGCAATATTATTAAAGAAGCAGAAACCCATCGCATGGGTACGCTCTGCATGATGCCCGGGCGGCCTTACAAAGGCGAACGCGCCATGGGAATATTTCTCTTCCATCACATAATCTACGCACGCGATCACGCCGCCGGCGGCAAGAAGCGCCGCATCCCATGTTGCCGGACATGTAGAGGTGTCGGGGTCAAGATCTTCGAATTTACCTGAAGTAGATTCAATGCGATCTATGTAATGACCGTCATGCACCCATGAAAGCTCTTCTTTGGTGGCAGGTTTGGGAATGAGCCTCGTCAGGAAAGGCGCAACCTTCACATCATCGATAACGTTTTTCACGGCCTTGAGCCTTAAGGGGGACTCCGGGTGGTACTCACCCATGTTGTGCCTAGTGTACAGATCTTCCCAAACGTATCCGACTGACATGAGCGCTTTTCTAACAGATTGGAGAAAAAAGAAAAGACTAAAAAGATCTTGGTATAAGGCTACATCCGCCGGATGGAGCGGTTGCATCGGTATCGAAGGTCCCGTTTCCATCCGATCCGTCTTCCGAAGAGTTGGCAGTAAGGGGGTCCTTGGACTCTACCTTTCCCGAAGATGCGATCTCGTAACTTGCCCCACCCCTGCCGCAGGCGACAATGCTCTCGGATATGATAGCGCTCACAACGCCGCTTCTTGGTGGGTCGTATGGCGCGATGCTGGAGCCGCCGGTAAAGGACCTGTCTATGCCACGGTAACCGACTATATATTCGCGACCCGGGACAAGGCCACCTAGGACATAAGAACCGTTCTTTGTACCCTTTGGGTACATGACGCCTGAAACGATGGTTCTTATATCCTCCCACTGATATAGTGGATCGATGGCCCTCGCAACGACATCGGCGCCCTGAAAACCTTTTCCGTCGGTGTCTTCTAGGGCTCCTTCTACCCTGCAAAAGCTGTCCAAATAGCCC
The window above is part of the Deltaproteobacteria bacterium CG11_big_fil_rev_8_21_14_0_20_49_13 genome. Proteins encoded here:
- a CDS encoding histone deacetylase, coding for METGPSIPMQPLHPADVALYQDLFSLFFFLQSVRKALMSVGYVWEDLYTRHNMGEYHPESPLRLKAVKNVIDDVKVAPFLTRLIPKPATKEELSWVHDGHYIDRIESTSGKFEDLDPDTSTCPATWDAALLAAGGVIACVDYVMEEKYSHGAFAFVRPPGHHAERTHAMGFCFFNNIAIGTEHAINKYGLKRVAVLDFDVHHGNGTQNHFYNRGDVLFASVHRHPFYPGTGDAIETGKGLGKGLNINVPLNGGGGDEEFRAAWDNILAKVEGFKPELIMVSAGFDAHVEDPLGGMKLTTGAYRRLASKLVLLSKKVCGGRLVLVLEGGYSLSALRSCVKAVLEEMI